Proteins from one Pantoea cypripedii genomic window:
- the hypA gene encoding hydrogenase maturation nickel metallochaperone HypA: MHEITLCQRAVELIETHARQHAARRVTGVWLEVGAFSCVETSAMTFCFELACRGTLAEGCELHLHQQEAECWCHACQVYVTLLTQRVRRCPQCGGSELRIVADDGVQIKRLEIDQEINHV, translated from the coding sequence ATGCACGAAATAACGCTTTGCCAGCGTGCAGTCGAACTGATTGAAACCCATGCGCGACAACATGCCGCCCGTCGCGTCACGGGCGTCTGGCTTGAGGTCGGTGCGTTTTCCTGCGTTGAAACCAGCGCGATGACGTTCTGTTTTGAACTGGCGTGCCGCGGCACGCTGGCAGAAGGCTGCGAGCTGCATCTTCATCAGCAGGAAGCGGAGTGCTGGTGCCATGCCTGTCAGGTATACGTCACCTTACTGACTCAACGGGTCAGACGATGTCCGCAGTGCGGTGGCAGTGAGCTGCGCATCGTGGCAGACGATGGTGTGCAGATTAAGCGGCTGGAAATTGATCAGGAGATAAATCATGTGTAG
- the hypB gene encoding hydrogenase nickel incorporation protein HypB, with protein sequence MCSTCGCGEGNRYIEGDEHNPHSAFRSAPFASVSRPAQPITGVKFAPSVGKQGDLHYGHGVAGTHAPGITQRRMLEIELDVLDKNQQLATYNRAQFAAQRQLALNLVSSPGSGKTTLLTETLLRLQGRVSCAVIEGDQQTVNDAARIRATGTPAIQVNTGKGCHLDAQMIRDAMLRLPLAADGVLFIENVGNLVCPAGFDLGERHKVAVLSVTEGEDKPLKYKYMFAAASLMLLNKIDLLPYLQFDVAKCLAYAREVNPDIKIICLSATSGAGMDEWIDWLEAERCA encoded by the coding sequence ATGTGTAGTACCTGCGGTTGCGGCGAAGGCAACCGGTATATCGAAGGGGATGAGCACAACCCACATTCGGCCTTTCGCAGTGCGCCTTTCGCGTCTGTTTCTCGCCCGGCGCAGCCCATCACTGGCGTGAAATTCGCCCCCTCGGTGGGTAAGCAGGGTGACCTGCATTATGGCCACGGCGTAGCAGGCACCCACGCGCCGGGTATCACCCAGCGCAGGATGCTGGAAATAGAACTCGATGTGCTGGACAAAAACCAACAGCTGGCGACTTATAACCGCGCGCAGTTCGCGGCACAGCGTCAGCTGGCGCTGAATCTGGTTTCCAGCCCCGGTTCCGGTAAAACCACGCTGCTGACTGAAACCTTGCTGCGGTTGCAGGGCCGTGTTTCCTGTGCCGTGATTGAAGGGGATCAGCAGACGGTGAATGACGCCGCGCGTATCCGCGCCACCGGTACGCCTGCGATTCAGGTCAACACCGGGAAAGGTTGCCATCTTGATGCCCAGATGATCCGTGATGCAATGCTGCGCCTGCCGCTGGCCGCAGATGGCGTGTTGTTTATTGAGAATGTCGGCAACCTGGTGTGTCCGGCGGGATTTGATCTGGGAGAACGTCATAAAGTGGCGGTGCTTTCGGTCACCGAAGGTGAAGACAAGCCGCTGAAATACAAATATATGTTCGCTGCCGCATCGTTGATGCTGCTGAACAAAATCGATCTGCTGCCTTATTTACAGTTCGATGTGGCGAAGTGCCTGGCTTATGCCCGTGAAGTCAATCCGGACATTAAAATCATCTGCCTTTCCGCGACCAGCGGTGCCGGAATGGATGAGTGGATTGACTGGCTGGAGGCGGAACGATGTGCATAG
- a CDS encoding HypC/HybG/HupF family hydrogenase formation chaperone, protein MCIGIPGQIVAREADGSARVDVCGVQRDVNLALVGEASVGQWVLVHVGFAMSVIDEAEARDTLDALQNMFEVEPDVGALLYGEERG, encoded by the coding sequence ATGTGCATAGGGATCCCCGGACAAATTGTCGCGCGCGAGGCCGATGGTAGCGCCAGAGTGGATGTTTGTGGCGTACAGCGCGATGTCAATCTGGCACTGGTGGGAGAGGCTAGCGTTGGCCAGTGGGTATTGGTGCATGTCGGTTTTGCCATGAGCGTGATTGATGAAGCAGAAGCCCGCGACACCCTGGATGCGCTGCAAAACATGTTTGAGGTGGAACCGGACGTGGGTGCATTGCTTTATGGCGAGGAGCGCGGCTGA
- the hypD gene encoding hydrogenase formation protein HypD: MRYVDEYRDPARVMQLIDKLQARAPLLAYSEQRPLRIMEVCGGHTHAIFRFGLDQLLPKNIEFIHGPGCPVCVLPMGRIDSCIEIASHPEVIFCTFGDAMRVPGKNGSLLQAKARGADVRVVYSPMDALQLAQQHPQRKVVFFGLGFETTMPATAITLQQAKAQGITNFSFFCQHITLIPTLRSLLSQPDNGIDAFLAPGHVSMVIGTAAYDFIADQFSRPLVVAGFEPLDLLQGVLMLVEQKITGHSQVENQYKRVVPDSGNLLAQRAMSEVFCLQGDSEWRGLGVIAESGVRLTEPYRQFDAEALFQPRPQQVYDDPRARCGDVLTGRCKPQQCPMFGSGCNPQNAFGALMVSSEGACAAWYQYRSQEINA; the protein is encoded by the coding sequence ATGCGTTATGTGGATGAATACCGCGATCCCGCCAGGGTGATGCAATTGATCGACAAGTTACAGGCCCGCGCACCGCTGCTGGCTTATAGCGAGCAGCGACCGCTGCGCATTATGGAGGTCTGTGGCGGCCATACCCACGCTATCTTCCGCTTTGGCCTTGACCAGCTGCTGCCGAAAAATATCGAGTTTATCCACGGACCGGGTTGCCCGGTGTGCGTGTTGCCGATGGGGCGCATCGATAGCTGTATTGAAATTGCCAGCCACCCGGAGGTCATTTTCTGCACCTTTGGCGATGCGATGCGCGTGCCGGGTAAGAACGGCTCACTGCTCCAGGCCAAAGCGCGCGGCGCGGATGTGCGGGTGGTGTATTCGCCGATGGATGCTTTGCAGCTGGCGCAGCAACACCCGCAGCGCAAGGTGGTGTTTTTCGGTCTGGGTTTTGAAACCACCATGCCTGCCACCGCCATCACCTTGCAGCAGGCGAAAGCGCAGGGGATCACCAATTTCTCCTTCTTTTGTCAGCATATCACCCTGATCCCGACGTTGCGCAGCCTGCTCTCTCAACCGGACAACGGCATCGACGCCTTTCTGGCGCCAGGTCATGTCAGCATGGTGATTGGTACGGCAGCGTATGATTTTATTGCTGATCAATTCAGTCGCCCGTTGGTGGTGGCCGGTTTCGAGCCGCTGGATTTATTGCAGGGCGTGTTGATGCTGGTGGAACAAAAAATTACCGGTCACAGCCAGGTCGAGAATCAGTACAAACGCGTGGTGCCGGATAGCGGAAATCTGCTGGCGCAGCGCGCGATGAGCGAGGTTTTTTGCCTGCAGGGTGACTCCGAATGGCGCGGGCTGGGGGTGATTGCGGAATCCGGCGTGCGCCTGACAGAACCTTATCGTCAGTTTGATGCGGAGGCCTTGTTCCAGCCACGACCACAGCAGGTGTATGACGATCCGCGTGCACGTTGCGGTGATGTGCTGACCGGACGCTGTAAACCCCAGCAGTGCCCGATGTTTGGCAGCGGCTGCAATCCACAAAACGCCTTCGGCGCGTTAATGGTCTCTTCCGAGGGAGCCTGCGCGGCGTGGTATCAGTACAGAAGTCAGGAAATTAATGCATGA
- the hypE gene encoding hydrogenase expression/formation protein HypE: MKSIELAHGSGGRAMQQLIASLFLRAFDNPWLTEQEDQARLALSELTARGDRLAFSTDSYVIDPLFFPGGDIGKLAVCGTVNDIAVSGAQPRWLSCGFILEEGLPLATLERTVASMAQAAQDAGVSIVTGDTKVVPRGAADKLFINTAGLGAIPAGLNWGATQIAAGDVLIVSGTLGDHGATILNLREQLGLDGDLHSDCAALTPLIAPLVAMQGVKALRDATRGGVNAVLHEFAAASGCGMEIVESQLPIAPAVRGVCELLGLDALNFANEGKLVIVATREAAPAVITALQNHPLGRQATLIGEAVEQRGVRMTGLYGIRRVLDLPHSEPLPRIC; the protein is encoded by the coding sequence ATGAAATCCATTGAATTAGCCCACGGCAGTGGTGGCCGGGCGATGCAGCAACTTATCGCCAGCCTGTTTCTGCGCGCCTTTGATAATCCGTGGCTGACGGAGCAGGAAGACCAGGCCAGGCTGGCCCTGAGTGAGCTGACTGCCCGTGGCGATCGTCTGGCGTTTTCCACTGACAGCTACGTTATCGACCCGCTGTTTTTCCCCGGTGGTGACATTGGCAAACTCGCCGTGTGCGGTACGGTCAATGACATTGCCGTCAGCGGCGCGCAACCGCGCTGGCTTTCCTGTGGTTTTATCCTTGAGGAAGGACTGCCGCTGGCGACGCTGGAACGCACGGTCGCCAGCATGGCGCAGGCAGCGCAAGACGCGGGTGTCAGCATCGTCACCGGTGACACCAAAGTGGTGCCGCGTGGTGCGGCGGATAAATTGTTTATTAACACCGCGGGACTCGGTGCCATTCCTGCCGGGCTGAACTGGGGGGCCACGCAGATTGCAGCGGGTGATGTCCTGATTGTCAGCGGGACTTTGGGTGACCACGGTGCGACCATCCTGAATTTACGTGAACAGCTGGGACTGGATGGAGATTTACACAGTGATTGCGCAGCCCTGACGCCACTGATTGCCCCGCTGGTGGCGATGCAAGGCGTGAAAGCGTTGCGTGATGCCACACGCGGCGGCGTAAATGCGGTGCTGCATGAGTTTGCTGCTGCCAGCGGCTGCGGTATGGAAATCGTTGAAAGTCAGCTGCCGATCGCCCCGGCAGTCCGCGGCGTTTGTGAGTTGCTGGGGCTGGACGCCCTGAATTTTGCCAACGAAGGCAAACTGGTGATTGTCGCCACGCGTGAGGCGGCTCCGGCGGTCATCACAGCGTTACAAAACCATCCATTAGGCCGTCAGGCCACCCTCATCGGTGAGGCTGTAGAACAACGTGGCGTCAGAATGACCGGCCTTTACGGTATCAGACGCGTCCTGGATCTGCCGCATTCCGAACCCTTGCCACGCATTTGTTGA
- the flhA gene encoding formate hydrogenlyase transcriptional activator FlhA encodes MTYTPMSDLGQQGLFEITHTLLQQPDPGALISRLTKLVKQAALADRVNMLLFDARHQQVSFYGMDSAGKPQHDEDARELSNGPVRRLLSRPEALMCTWQEFSDTWPQVAGLDCYNAFGRYCLLPLASDGHIFGGCEFIRDNDSGWSEKELARLHTLAQVVGLVVQQIQSLQDTHHDRLQLSRERDAFRTLVAVTNAVLSRLDLDEVISEIAREIHSHFGIDSVGIVVRSSRKAWLTIHSTHFVDEASPIHDQSEVAEAGTLSEKVFNSGEMLLLNLYTDEQAASFERLLQDLWHNQIRTLCLLPLKFGDNMLGVMKLAQRQEGGFTAANLALLQQIAERIAIALDNALAWQEIKRLKENLVGRDLYITEQIDNVAGESGEIIGRSEVMTNVLKQVEMVARSDSTVLILGETGTGKELIARAIHNQSERNRHRMVKMNCAAMPAGLLESDLFGHERGAFTGANTQRIGRFELADKSSLFLDEVGDMPLELQPKLLRVLQEKEFERLGSNKLLTVDVRLIAATNRDLKQMVSEREFRNDLYYRLNVFPIRLPPLRERPEDIPLLVKSLTFKIARRMNRNIDSIPAETLRTLRRMEWPGNVRELENVIERAVLLTRGNVLHLSLPEIDYRPREESSEPAMPAAESQAGEDEYQLIMRVLKETNGVVAGPRGAAQRLGIKRTTLLSRMKRLGINKAVS; translated from the coding sequence ATGACATACACCCCGATGAGCGATCTTGGACAGCAGGGGCTGTTTGAGATCACTCACACGCTGTTACAACAGCCCGATCCTGGCGCATTAATCAGTCGCCTCACTAAGCTGGTTAAACAGGCGGCGTTAGCCGATCGCGTGAATATGTTGCTGTTTGATGCACGGCATCAACAGGTGAGCTTTTATGGCATGGATAGCGCCGGCAAACCGCAGCATGATGAAGATGCCAGGGAACTGAGCAATGGCCCGGTCCGGCGTCTGCTTTCCCGACCAGAAGCGCTGATGTGTACCTGGCAGGAGTTTAGTGATACCTGGCCGCAGGTGGCCGGGCTTGATTGTTACAACGCTTTTGGCCGTTACTGTCTGCTGCCGCTGGCGTCTGACGGGCATATTTTTGGCGGCTGTGAATTTATTCGCGATAACGACAGTGGCTGGAGCGAGAAAGAACTGGCTCGTCTGCATACTCTGGCCCAGGTGGTCGGATTGGTTGTGCAGCAAATTCAGAGCCTGCAGGATACCCATCATGACCGGCTGCAGTTGAGTCGTGAACGGGACGCCTTTCGCACGCTGGTGGCAGTCACCAATGCGGTGCTGTCGAGGCTCGATCTGGATGAGGTGATTAGCGAAATCGCCCGCGAGATCCACAGCCACTTCGGCATCGATTCGGTGGGTATCGTGGTGCGCAGCAGCCGTAAAGCGTGGCTGACGATCCACTCAACCCATTTTGTTGATGAAGCGTCGCCCATTCACGATCAAAGCGAAGTGGCAGAAGCCGGGACGCTGTCGGAGAAGGTGTTTAACAGCGGTGAGATGCTGCTGCTTAACCTTTATACCGATGAACAGGCCGCTTCCTTTGAGCGACTGCTGCAGGATCTCTGGCACAACCAGATTCGGACGCTCTGCCTGCTGCCGCTGAAATTTGGCGATAACATGCTGGGTGTGATGAAGCTGGCGCAACGGCAGGAAGGTGGCTTTACTGCGGCCAATCTGGCGTTGCTGCAGCAGATCGCTGAGCGTATTGCCATCGCGCTGGATAATGCGCTGGCCTGGCAGGAAATCAAACGGCTGAAAGAAAATCTGGTGGGCCGTGATCTGTATATCACTGAGCAGATCGACAATGTCGCGGGTGAATCCGGAGAAATTATTGGTCGCAGCGAAGTGATGACCAATGTGCTGAAGCAGGTGGAAATGGTGGCCCGCAGCGACAGTACGGTGCTGATCCTCGGCGAAACCGGCACCGGTAAAGAACTGATTGCGCGCGCTATCCATAACCAGAGTGAACGCAATCGGCACCGCATGGTGAAAATGAACTGCGCCGCCATGCCCGCTGGCTTGCTGGAAAGCGACCTGTTCGGCCACGAGCGCGGTGCTTTTACCGGCGCCAATACCCAGCGCATTGGCCGCTTTGAACTGGCGGATAAAAGCTCATTGTTTCTCGATGAAGTGGGCGATATGCCGCTGGAATTACAGCCCAAACTGCTGCGTGTGTTGCAGGAAAAGGAGTTTGAGCGTCTCGGTAGCAACAAATTACTGACAGTCGATGTGCGCCTGATCGCCGCGACTAACCGCGATTTGAAGCAGATGGTGTCCGAGCGTGAATTCCGCAACGACCTTTATTATCGACTCAACGTTTTTCCCATCCGGTTGCCACCGTTACGTGAACGTCCGGAGGATATTCCGCTGCTGGTGAAATCCCTGACCTTTAAAATCGCCCGTCGTATGAATCGTAATATCGACAGCATTCCGGCGGAAACCCTCCGCACCCTGCGCCGTATGGAGTGGCCGGGTAATGTGCGCGAGCTGGAAAATGTGATTGAGCGGGCGGTGCTGCTGACGCGAGGCAATGTACTGCATCTCTCGCTGCCGGAAATTGACTATCGTCCACGGGAGGAAAGTAGCGAGCCTGCCATGCCAGCCGCAGAAAGCCAGGCCGGAGAAGATGAATATCAGTTGATTATGCGGGTGCTGAAAGAAACCAACGGGGTGGTAGCTGGCCCGCGTGGTGCGGCTCAACGGCTGGGAATTAAGCGCACCACGCTATTATCACGGATGAAGCGGTTAGGGATTAATAAGGCGGTTTCTTAA
- a CDS encoding alpha/beta hydrolase, with translation MHHRRYPRLVHLAAFLLLLLSAGSSYARPDMTPLGPNIADKGSAFYHFSLSTFASADGQRHYKVWTGIPNKTPPKAGYPVLYMLDGNAVMDRLSDSLLEKVSAGSPPVLVVIGYQTNLPFDLDARAYDYTPAVTSDNGEPRRDGHGRSGGGSLAFRHLLEETIALQAEQQLPVDPLKRGIWGHSYGGLFVLDTYLSSPFFTFYYSASPSLGRDNFHLLNEMRSTSKDRFSHKQLVLMEGNGDSRQDPNTGPSEVLRAVRDTVSSLRASGVAATWALFPGLTHGAMFTPSFQSALLRLSEAQ, from the coding sequence ATGCATCACCGCCGATATCCCAGGTTAGTACATCTGGCCGCATTTTTGCTGCTGTTGCTTAGCGCCGGGAGCAGTTATGCCCGGCCCGATATGACGCCGCTGGGACCCAATATTGCCGACAAAGGTTCCGCTTTTTACCATTTTTCGCTTAGCACTTTTGCTTCCGCCGACGGCCAGCGGCACTACAAAGTGTGGACCGGGATCCCCAATAAAACCCCGCCAAAAGCGGGCTATCCCGTACTGTATATGCTGGACGGCAATGCGGTGATGGACCGGTTATCCGACAGCCTGCTAGAGAAGGTATCAGCGGGATCCCCACCGGTGCTGGTGGTTATCGGTTACCAGACCAACTTGCCGTTTGACCTGGACGCCAGGGCTTATGATTACACACCGGCAGTGACCAGTGACAACGGTGAACCGCGACGGGATGGCCATGGCAGAAGTGGTGGCGGCAGCCTTGCCTTCCGTCATTTGCTGGAAGAAACCATCGCACTTCAGGCCGAACAGCAACTCCCTGTCGACCCGCTGAAACGCGGCATCTGGGGACATTCGTATGGCGGGTTATTTGTGCTGGATACGTATCTCTCCTCGCCGTTCTTTACATTCTATTATTCAGCCAGCCCCTCGCTGGGACGTGATAATTTCCACCTGCTCAACGAGATGAGATCAACCAGCAAAGATCGCTTCAGCCATAAACAGTTGGTGCTGATGGAAGGTAACGGTGACAGCAGACAGGACCCAAACACCGGCCCATCGGAAGTGTTGCGTGCCGTGCGGGATACCGTCTCCAGCCTGCGCGCCAGCGGTGTTGCGGCAACATGGGCGCTGTTTCCTGGGCTGACGCATGGCGCGATGTTCACGCCCTCGTTTCAGTCAGCGCTATTACGCCTGTCTGAGGCCCAATAA
- a CDS encoding TonB-dependent siderophore receptor: MKSKFKYPLLASLVAGSLGVSVALADETPIDTTPKKTPSSDSDQSHPLAISDAKSSGENTLVVTAREQTLQAPGVSVIDSEAIKKHPIQRDVAEIIRTMPGVNLTGNSTSGQRGNNRQIDIRGMGPENTLILVDGMPVSSRNSVRYGWRGERDTRGDSNWVPPEMIDRIEVIRGPAAALYGNGAMGGVVNIITKPASKEWHGSFNSYYNVPEHKSEGATRRYDGSLSGALTDNLTMRIYGNWSKTQADAQDINSGHEAERTGKYAGMVPAGREGVINKNINSVLRWEFMPMQALELNAGFSRQGNLYAGDTQNTNSSTLVKENYGKETNIIYRQTLSLKYTGAWDNGVTTSNYIQFEKTRNTRLNEGLSGGLEGLFSTTDEGFSTINLNDTNLHSEVNIPFDWWVSQTVTFGAEMNHQTMKDPTSNTVTTSSTVDGASSTGRSPYSSADIYGVYTEDNMDLTDSTRLTPGLRFNYQTITGSNISPSLNLSQELGDDFTLKMGIARAWKAPNLYQTNPNYLLYSSGNGCYASSVSCYLQGNKDLKAETSVNKEIGIEYHHDDVQAGLTWYRNDYHNKIEAGNTSEYFNGTSNVYQWQNVPKAVVQGLEGTLNFPLSATVTMKNNFTYNIENKNKSTGDYLSIIPKYTINSTLDWQATSDLALQGTMTWYGRQKPQKYNAQGEATSGSEKWQVSPYAVFGMSAVYSINKDVDVTAGVDNLLDKRHFRAGNALTSGANGTYAYGAGARTYNESGRTWYMQLGLHF; encoded by the coding sequence ATGAAAAGTAAGTTTAAGTACCCGCTACTGGCTTCACTGGTTGCGGGCAGCCTGGGTGTATCTGTCGCACTGGCTGACGAAACTCCCATCGACACAACGCCCAAAAAGACTCCGTCCAGCGATAGCGACCAAAGCCACCCACTGGCGATTTCTGACGCGAAAAGCAGCGGTGAAAATACCCTGGTGGTGACAGCCAGAGAGCAGACGCTCCAGGCACCCGGCGTGTCAGTTATTGACAGTGAAGCGATAAAAAAGCATCCCATCCAGCGCGACGTTGCCGAAATCATCCGCACCATGCCAGGCGTAAATCTGACCGGCAATTCCACCAGTGGTCAGCGCGGCAATAACCGTCAAATCGATATTCGCGGTATGGGGCCGGAAAACACCCTGATTCTGGTTGATGGTATGCCCGTTAGTAGCCGCAACTCCGTGCGCTATGGCTGGCGTGGCGAAAGGGACACCCGTGGCGACAGTAACTGGGTGCCGCCAGAAATGATTGATCGTATTGAGGTTATCCGTGGCCCGGCAGCTGCGCTATATGGAAATGGCGCGATGGGCGGTGTGGTCAATATCATCACCAAACCGGCAAGCAAAGAGTGGCACGGCAGCTTTAACTCCTATTACAACGTGCCGGAACATAAATCGGAAGGTGCCACCCGCCGTTACGACGGCAGTCTGAGCGGTGCCCTGACTGATAATCTGACAATGCGTATCTACGGTAACTGGAGTAAAACTCAGGCCGATGCTCAGGATATCAACAGCGGCCACGAAGCGGAACGCACCGGTAAATACGCGGGCATGGTGCCGGCGGGTCGGGAAGGTGTTATCAATAAAAACATCAATAGCGTATTACGCTGGGAATTTATGCCCATGCAGGCGCTGGAACTGAACGCCGGATTCAGCCGTCAGGGCAATTTGTACGCGGGTGATACGCAAAATACCAACAGCAGCACCCTGGTGAAAGAAAACTACGGCAAAGAAACCAACATCATTTATCGTCAGACGTTGTCCCTGAAATATACCGGTGCCTGGGATAATGGCGTCACCACCAGCAACTACATCCAGTTTGAAAAAACCCGCAACACCCGCCTGAATGAGGGGTTATCCGGCGGGCTGGAAGGGCTTTTCAGTACCACTGATGAAGGCTTCTCCACCATCAATCTGAATGACACCAATCTGCATTCTGAGGTGAATATCCCGTTCGATTGGTGGGTCAGCCAGACCGTCACCTTCGGCGCGGAAATGAATCATCAGACCATGAAAGATCCCACGTCAAATACTGTGACCACTTCATCCACGGTGGATGGGGCATCCAGCACCGGGCGCAGCCCGTACAGTTCCGCGGATATCTACGGGGTCTATACCGAAGATAATATGGACCTGACCGACTCAACGCGCCTGACGCCAGGGCTGCGCTTCAACTATCAGACCATCACCGGCAGCAATATCAGTCCGTCGCTGAATCTGTCGCAGGAACTGGGGGATGATTTCACCCTGAAAATGGGGATCGCCCGTGCGTGGAAAGCCCCTAATCTGTATCAGACCAACCCCAACTATCTGTTATACAGCAGCGGCAATGGGTGTTATGCCAGCTCAGTCAGCTGCTATTTGCAGGGCAACAAGGATCTGAAGGCAGAAACCAGCGTCAATAAAGAGATCGGCATTGAATATCATCACGATGATGTCCAGGCCGGTCTGACCTGGTATCGCAACGATTACCACAACAAAATTGAAGCTGGTAACACCTCGGAATACTTCAACGGCACGTCAAATGTATATCAATGGCAAAACGTCCCGAAAGCGGTGGTTCAGGGACTGGAAGGCACGCTGAATTTCCCACTCAGCGCGACGGTCACCATGAAGAACAACTTCACCTACAACATCGAAAATAAAAACAAATCCACCGGTGATTACCTGTCGATTATCCCGAAATACACCATTAACTCGACGCTGGACTGGCAAGCCACCAGCGATCTGGCGTTACAGGGCACCATGACATGGTATGGCAGGCAAAAACCGCAGAAGTATAACGCCCAGGGAGAAGCGACTTCAGGCAGTGAAAAATGGCAGGTCTCACCTTACGCGGTGTTCGGTATGAGTGCGGTCTATAGCATCAACAAGGATGTCGATGTCACAGCAGGTGTTGATAACCTGCTGGATAAACGTCACTTCCGTGCCGGTAACGCCCTCACCTCCGGCGCTAATGGCACCTATGCCTATGGTGCAGGGGCGCGCACTTATAACGAGTCAGGCCGTACCTGGTATATGCAGCTGGGTCTGCATTTCTGA
- a CDS encoding ABC transporter substrate-binding protein: MTNSFPHQISHEYGETFLTSQPVRVATISTGQTDSCVTLGIIPVGTTQGHGTGVFEPYLSLYYPQYARGLGTLRDLGERKDPDIEAIKSVHPDLILLNSAGLQRPEILTALQAIAPAVVTKGRGTNWRSDFLKVAEALGRLPEADSWLQSWDHDCLHTRPAAVSIAFIQSNGQRVKLMGRHSFAGLIAHDLGLTWGGGEDFDNVSRVIEPQDLADIDADWIIFGGQKNGSNLIRAMSGWENLRAVQAGKAVEVDYQPYFNNAGPTAARIILNQLRAIIG, encoded by the coding sequence ATGACGAATTCTTTTCCTCACCAAATTTCACACGAATATGGCGAAACTTTTTTGACCAGTCAGCCGGTTCGTGTTGCCACCATTTCTACCGGACAGACGGATAGCTGTGTCACTCTGGGGATCATTCCTGTTGGCACCACACAGGGCCACGGTACCGGGGTATTCGAACCCTATTTATCGCTTTATTATCCCCAGTACGCACGTGGTTTAGGGACCCTGCGCGACCTCGGTGAGCGTAAAGATCCCGATATTGAAGCCATAAAATCCGTGCATCCGGACCTTATCCTGCTTAACTCCGCCGGATTACAGCGGCCCGAGATTCTGACCGCCCTGCAAGCCATCGCCCCTGCGGTGGTGACAAAAGGTCGTGGCACCAACTGGCGCAGCGATTTTCTTAAAGTGGCGGAGGCGCTGGGCCGGTTGCCGGAGGCTGACAGCTGGTTACAGTCCTGGGATCACGACTGCCTGCATACCCGCCCAGCGGCGGTGTCGATTGCGTTTATTCAGTCCAATGGACAGCGCGTAAAACTCATGGGCCGTCACTCGTTCGCCGGTTTAATCGCGCATGATTTAGGGCTGACCTGGGGAGGCGGTGAAGACTTTGACAATGTCTCGCGTGTCATAGAACCGCAAGATCTGGCCGATATTGATGCCGACTGGATTATCTTTGGCGGCCAGAAAAACGGCTCAAATCTGATCCGCGCCATGTCCGGTTGGGAGAATCTCCGCGCAGTGCAGGCGGGCAAGGCAGTTGAGGTTGACTACCAGCCTTACTTTAATAACGCCGGACCCACGGCAGCACGTATCATCCTGAACCAGCTGCGGGCGATTATCGGCTAA